One window of Triticum dicoccoides isolate Atlit2015 ecotype Zavitan chromosome 5A, WEW_v2.0, whole genome shotgun sequence genomic DNA carries:
- the LOC119297016 gene encoding uncharacterized protein LOC119297016, with amino-acid sequence MSSTTTAASDVAGVWFFGELSAALRGKKRQAVPTVSHAEHQHQMGGAAHGNKAAAAAGPSVVDRKEAGGGGMSDATVYLLLDRFAPS; translated from the coding sequence ATGTcttcgacgacgacggcggcatcCGACGTCGCCGGCGTCTGGTTCTTCGGCGAGCTCTCCGCCGCCCTGCGTGGGAAGAAGCGGCAGGCCGTACCCACGGTGAGCCACGCCGAGCACCAGCACCAGATGGGAGGGGCCGCCCATGGCAAcaaggcggccgcggcggcggggccttCCGTGGTCGACCGgaaggaggccggcggcggcgggatgtcGGACGCGACGGTGTACCTGCTGCTCGACCGCTTCGCACCCAGTTAG